GGGCGTCTACCAATGCCGTGTCCACAAAATCCACGAAGTGGCACGTATCCACGAGCTATTATAAATTTTTCAAGCTCATAGCAAACCTCTTTAAAGTGCATACCAGCTCTAATAAAATCTATCGCAAAATATAGTGCATCTTTTGAACATGCTATTAAATTTTCATCATCAGCTGAGATTTTACCCACACCAAATGTTCTAGCACTATCGCCAAAATATCCATCCAAATTCGAGCCTATATCAATGCCGACTATATCGCCTTCTTTTAGCTTTGTATTATCCGGTATGCCGTGTATTACCACTTCATTTAGACTAATACAAGCTGCATTTGGAAAGCCATAAAGCCCTTTAAAAGCTGGTTTGGCACCACGTGAGCGTATCATATCCTCACAAATTTTATCTATTTCAAGTAGTGTAATTCCTGGTTTTATAATAGTGGCAACGTAATCAAGTGTTTGAGCGACTATTTTATTAGCCGCTCTCATCTTATCTATCTCAGTAGCTTTTTTTAACGATATGGCCACTTTTATAGCCCCACTGCACTTAGTGTCTGGTATTTATTCATATAAATTTGTGCCTCAATGCGTCTCATTGTATCAAGTGCTACAGAAACAACGATAAGCACCGATGTGCCACCAAAATAAAATGGAACACCCATAAATTTAACCAAAACCCACGGAAGAGTTGAGATAAGTCCGAGATATATCGCACCGCTAAATGTTAGGCGTGAAGCAACTTCATTTAGATAAGCAGCTGTATTCTCGCCAGGTCTAACACCTGGGATAAAGCCGCCCTGTCTTTTTAAATTTTCACTTATATCTTTAGTATTAAACACGATTGAAGCGTAGAAAAACGCAAAAAAGATAACAAATAAAAATGTTAAGAAGTTGAAAAAGTATCCATTTGGATTTAAAAAGTCATTTATGGCTTGGATATATTTGTTTGTACTAGCCTGCAAAATAGTACTTGGAAACATTAGTATTGCACTCGCAAATATCGGAGGTATAACGCCACTTAAATTTACTTTAATAGGTATATAATTCATAATACGCTTGTTTTGATTTTGCATAACAACTTTACGAGAATATGAAATCGGTATGCGTCTCTCACCCATCTCAACAAATATAATCGCACCGATAGTAGCCAAAATAACTATTAAAATTCCGATAACCACAAGGAAATTCATCTCGCTTGTATTTACTAAGTTGATTGTTCCGCCAATTGCATTTGGTATGCCTGAAACGATACCTGCAAAGATGATAAGGCTAATACCATTGCCGATACCACGTTGAGTTATTTGCTCACCAATCCACATAAGTAGCATTGTGCCTGTTAGCATAGATGCTGCTGAGATAGCAATAAATAAATTCATATCAACCATAATAGCTTGCTCTCCGCTACGTCCTGTAAGGCTTTGAAGTCCGATACTAACGCCTATAGATTGGATTATCGTAATGACTATCGTTGCGTAACGGATGATCTGCATATACTTTTGCATACCATCACGCTCTTTTTTCATTTTGCCTAAATTTGGAAAAGTAGCCGCTAAAAGCTCCATAATGATAGATGATGTAATGTAAGGCATAATGCCTAAAGATATGATACTAAGACGCTCTGCCGCATTACCACTAAACATATTAAATAGACCTAATGCGTTGTTGCTGTTTGAGCTAAAAAATTCTTTAATTACATCGACATTAACGCCAGGAACTGGCACATACGCCAGTATCCTGTATGCGAATAAAAATGCCAACGTGATTAATATCTTGTTGGTCAATGCTTTATTCATTATTTTAATCCGCTAACGATAACGTTCTCGTCTTTTACTTTTGAAGCAAGATTTTTCGCACTTGCACCAATAAGTTTAATCTTTGTTGTGCTACGTGAAATTTTATGCACACTTGCGATAGTTGCGATAGTAATCTCACTTAGCTCTTTTATAGCTGTGATTTTTTCTACGTTTATCACATAAGGTTTTTCAAATTTAGATGTAAAACCTACTTTTGGAAGACGTCTTTGAAGCGGTTGTTGTCCACCCTCAAAGCCACGCTTTTCATTATAGCCCTTTCTTGCTCTTTGACCCTTGTTACCTTTGCCTGCAGTTTTACCATTTCCACTGCCTTGACCGCGACCGATTCTCTTTATAGAACGCGTTGAGCCAGGAGCTGGAGTTAAATTTTCTAATGCCATATTTTGCCCTTTCTCTTAGCTTTTTAGCATACTAAGTGCTTTGATAGTCGCACGAACAACGTTTGCTGAGTTGTTTGAGCCAAGTGATTTTGTAAGTATATCTTTAATACCTGCAAGCTCTAAAATAGGACGAGCACTACCGCCAGCGATAACACCTGTACCTTCGCTAGCTGGGCGAAGAAGCACTTTAGAAGCGTTGTATTTTACCTCTATATCGTGAGGTATAGTTGAGCCTTTTAGCTTAACATTGATGATGTTTTTAAATGCATCATCAATCGCCTTTCTCATAGCATCTGGAACCTCTTTTGCTTTTCCATAACCAAAGCCAACAAGTCCGTTTCTATTACCTACAACAACAAGTGCTGTAAATCTAAATCTACGACCACCCTTAACGACCTTTGTAACCCGACCGATATCGACGATTACTTCTTCAAATTCTTCTCTATTATATTTTTCCATCGATTTTCCTTTGGGTTATAGTTTTATGCCGTTTTGTCTTAAAGCATCAGCAAATGCTGCAATAACACCGTGATATAGATAACCGTTTCTATCAAATATCACTGTATCAATGTTCTTAGATTTTAAAGAATTTGCAAATTCTTTAGCCAAAATAGCAGCACCATCTTTGTTTGCTTTTATGCCTAGTTTTCTACCATCAGCAGCAGCTATTGTTGTAGCTGTTACATCATCAATAGCTTGAACATAAAGAGTTCTATTTGATTTAAATATAGATACTCTTGGGTTTGCAGCAACACCTGAAATTTTACTTCTAACTCTTCTTTTTCTCTTAATTCTAAGAGCAAGTTTTCTTTTTAATACTTTTGCTGTCATAACCTATCCCTTACTTCTTAGATGTCTTGCCCGCTTTGCGGATTATACGCTCTTCAACATACTTAACACCCTTGCCTTTGTAAGGCTCTGGTGGTCTAAATCCTCTAACTTGAGCAGCAACTTGACCTACGACTTGTTTATCATCGCCCTTGATAGTTATAACGTTTTTCTCAACACTCGCCTCAACACCGGCTGGTAGCTCGTAGTTGATAAGGTGTGAAAAACCAAGAGTTAGCTCTAAAATTCTACCTTTTGTAGCCGCCTTATAACCAACGCCGTTTATCTCAAGCTGTCTAGTAAAGCCCTGAGTAAGACCTACAACAACATTTTGAGCTAGGGCTCTGTATGTTCCCCAGTAAGCTCTACTTTGGCGGTCTTCGCCTTTAGGTGAGAAAACTATATATCCATTTTCTACTTTGACATCAACGTGCCCTTTTGTATCTAGCTGCTTTATACTATTGCCCTTTTTAAATTTAAGGACATTATTTTCAACGCTAACGTCTAGACCTGATGGTATAGAGATAGGTTGTTTTCCTATACGAGACATTTTATTCCTTTTACTTGTCTAGGGTATTTCTACAATTTATGAATGAATACCTCAATGCCGTAAAATATCTGCCCTATTAAATTTATAAGGCAGAAAACTCATTTTTGGGTTTAAATCTGTTAGACACTCAAACTACAGAAGTCTACATATTTAAACTTAATTTTAGTGTTATGCTAACGATACCCCAAATCGTTAGCACTCCATTACCAAACCGTGCAAAGAACTTCGCCACCAACACCAGCTTTGTTCGCATCAATACCGCTCATAACACCTTTGCTTGTGCTAACGATAACCGTACCATAGCCATTTTTAAAGCGTCTAATCTCATCTTTACCTTGATATACTCTACGTCCTGGTTTTGAAATTCTTTTTAACTCATTAATAACGCTTCTACCATGATCATCGTATTTAAGAACAACATTTATAAATTTCTTATTGCCCTCTTCTACTACATTATAGCTCTCTATATAGCCCTTTGCAAATAATATCGCAAGAGTAGCCTCAACAACGTTTGAGTGCATAAGCTTTGCAGTCTCTAACTTTCTTAAAGCTGCGTTTCTAATACGGGTTAGTCCGTCTGATATTAGATCATTTAACATATCTTTTCCTTACCAACTTGCTTTTTTAAGACCTGGGATTAGACCCTCGTTAGCCATCTTTCTTAGGCACACACGGCAAATTCCAAAGTCTTGATAAACAGAGTGCGGACGTCCGCAAATTTGGCATCTTGTATAGCCGCGAACCGCAAATTTTGGTTTGCGTGCAGCTTTTGCTATCATTGATTTTTTTGCCATATTACTTTCCTTTTGCAAACGGCAAACCAAATAGCTCTAGCAATTTGAATGCCTCTTTATCGTTATTAGCTGTTGTAGTGATAGTTATATTCATACCGTGAGTGCGTAAAATTTTATCATACTCAACTTCTGGAAACATAAGCTGCTCACTAAGACCAAAGTTATAATTACCTCGTCCATCAAAGCCATTTTTAGGAAGACCACGGAAGTCTTTCACTCTTGGAAGAGCAATGCTGATAAGCTTATCTAAAAAAGCATACATCTGCTCTTTTCTTAAAGTTACTTTGATACCAACAGGAAAGCCCTCACGAACTTTAAAGCCAGCAACTGACTTTTTAGCATTTGTGATAACTGCTTTTTGTCCTGCGATAAGCGAGATAGTATCAGCCATATTTTGGAGGATCTTTTGATCCTTTGCAGAGTCATTTGCTCCAACGCTAATAACGATCTTTTCTATCGCTGGGATAAGCATAGGGTTTTTAATATCAAATTCTTTAACAAGAGCTGGTTTTATAGTCTCATTAAATTTATCTTTTAGTCTACTCATAGCCCTCATTCCTCAACTTTCGCAACATTTGAGATGTCTATTGGCATTTCTTTATTTATATATCCGCCATTTGGTGTCTTCTCGCTTGGCTTGACTGCTTTTTTAGCTATTTTGCAGCCTTCAACAATGACTTGACCTTTTTTAGCCAATACAGATAAAACTTTACCAGTTTTACCCTTATCATCTCCGGTAATTATCTTTACAGTATCACCTTTTTTGATTTTAAATTTAACATTTGCCATTATAAAACCTCCGGTGCTAGTGAAACAATCTTCATAAAGTTAGCGTACCTAACTTCACGACCAACCGGTCCAAATATACGAGTGCCTATAGGCTCTCTCTTGTTATCAAGGATAACTGCCGCATTATCATCAAATCTAATAAGTGAACCGTTACCTCTTTGAACCTCTTTTTTGGTTCTAACAACAACTGCCTTAACAACCTGACCCTTTTTGATCTTGCCGTTTGGAAGAGCTTTTTTAACCGAACAAACGATAACATCGCCTAGTGTCGCATATCTTCTCTTGCTACCGCCAAGAACTTTTATACACATAAGCTCTTTTGCACCGCTATTATCAGCAACTGCAAGTCTTGTAAAACTTTGTATCATTACTCAACTCCCTTTGCCAATACCGCTTTTAAGCGAAAACTCTTACGCGCTGAAAGTGGTCTGCACTCAACAGCTACAATAGTATCCCCTGCATTTGTCTCATTTCTTTCATCATGAACTAAATACTTCTTAAAACGCTTTACAAATTTGTGATATCTTGGGTGCATAACACGTCTTTCTACCAAGATAGTAGCTGTTTTATCTCCAGCTTTTTGTAAAACTACACCCTGAATTTCTCTTTTTAATGCCATTTCTCACCCCTTACTTTTGAGCGCTAATTGCAGTATTGATTTGAGCGATCTCTTTTTTAACCGCACCAATCTCGTTAGGGTTGCTTAACTGCATAGTTTTTAACTTTTGTTTTAGTGTAAATAAAAGCACCTTTTTCTCTTTTAACAACGCGTTTAACTCTGCAACGCTCTTATCTTTTAACTCAGTATATTTCATTTTCACTCTCTCGCGTTACAAATTTTGTTTTGAAAGGCAATTTGTGCATAGCTAGAGTTAAAGCCTCACGTGCAAGCTCCTCGCTAACACCAGCCATTTCATATATTATACGACCAGGCTTAATATTCATCACCCACTCTTCAATACCAGCCTTACCTTTACCCATACGAGTTTGAAGCGGTTTTTTAGTTAGTGGCTTATCAGGAAAAACCCTGATCCAAATTTTAGCCTGTCTTTTAACGTGGCGAGTTAGAGCCTGACGAGCAGCTTCAATCTGACGTGAATTTATTCTTCCAGCCTCAACAGCCTTGATCGCAAACTCACCAGTAGCTAAAGATGCACCGCGAGTTGCATAGCCGCGATTGCGACCTTTCATTTGCTTACGAAATTTCGTTCTTTTAGGCATCAACATAATTATTTACCTCTTCTTGCTCTACGTGGTTTTCTATCGCTTTTTTCCTCTTCGCTACGCTCAGGTTGAACGCCCTTTTGAAGAACTTCGCCTTTGAAAATCCATACTTTTATGCCTATGTTTCCATAGGTTGTGTGTGCTTCTGCAACACCGTAATCAATCTTTGCTCTAAGTGTATGAAGTGGCACACGACCCTCCAAATACCACTCGGTTCTAGCCATCTCAGCACCACCTAAACGACCTGCAACTGAAATTTTAATACCTTTTGCACCTGACTTTTGGGCTGCTTGAATGACCTTTTTCATAGCACGGCGGAAAGCAACACGTTTTTCAAGTTGCATAGCAACGTTTTCTGCTGCTAATTGAGCTGAAGCTTGTGCTTTTCTCTCCTCTTTGATATTGACATTTACATCTTTACCGATTAACTTACTAACGTCATTTTTTAAAATTTCAACATCTTGACCTTTTTTACCGATTATGATACCAGGACGAGCCGCTACGACTGTAACGCGAAGCTTTTTCGCTGTTCTCTCTATCAAAATTTGGCTTATTCCTGCATAGTAAAGCTTTTTCTTTAAAAATGCACGAATTTTATAGTCTTCACCGATATTTTCAGGAAGGCTTTGTTTGGTTGGAAACCAGCGTGATTCCCAGTTGCGGTTAATTCCTAGTCTAAGACCTATTGGATTTACTTTTTGTCCCATATTATGCTTCCTTTTTTTCAGGTTTAGATACTTCTACCATTACGTGAGAGGTTGGTTTGCGAATTCTACTCGCCGTTCCTCTTGCTCTTGGTCTAAATCTCTTTAACACAGGGCCAGCATCCACACGACAACTTGACACGATAACCTCTTCAGGCTCAAAACCACCATTTGCAACAGCTGAGCTAATAGCATTAGCGATAAATTTAGCACCACGATTTGGCATAAACTGCAAACTTGCAAGTGCAAGTTCAGCATTCATACCTTGAACTTCACGAGCTATAAGCCTAGCTTTTGTAGGAGAAAGTCTTACAAATTTTATAGTTGATTTACTCATCGCCTACCCCTACTTACCGATTTTCTTTTGCACTGAGCCTTTATGACCCTTAAATGTGCGTGTTGGAGCAAATTCGCCAAGCTTATAACCAATATGATTCTCCGTTACATACACAGGGATAAAGCTCTTACCATTATGAACGTTAAATGTTAATCCAATCATTTCAGGTACAATCGTGCTACGTCTTGACCAAGTTTTGATTGGTTTGTTGTCATTTGCAGCTTTTGCAGCAACAACTTTCTTCATTACGTGATCATCTACGAAAGGACCTTTTTTGAGTGATCTTGCCATCTCTATTTTCCTTTCCTTCTTGAAATTATAAGCTTATCACTAGCTTTTTTACGTCTAGTCTTAGCACCTTTGGTTGGTTTGCCCCACGGAGTAACTGGATGACGACCTGAGTTTTTCTTGCCCTCACCACCGCCATGTGGGTGATCTACAGGGTTCATCGCAGAGCCTCTAGTTTGTGGACGGATACCACGATGGCGATTACGTCCAGCTTTACCTATTGTAATATTAGCCCAGTCTTCATTACCTACAACGCCTATTGATGCCATACACTCAGCTAAAACTTGTCTCATCTCGCCACTTGGCATTCTTAAAGCAACATATTTATCCTCTTTACCCATTAGCTGAGCATATCCGCCAGCTGAACGAGCTATCTGGGCACCTTTACCAGGTTTAAGCTCTATGTTATGTACGATAGTTCCAACCGGTATAAATTTAAGCTTCATTGCATTACCCGGTTTTATATCAAGTGCACCCTCATTAATAGAAGCTACGACATCACCTACATTTAGACCGCTTGGGCGTATAATGTAGCGTTTCTCACCATCTTTATAAGAGATAAGTGCAATACGACAATTTCTGTTTGGATCATACTCTATTGCCTCAACTCTACCCTCTATACCAAATTTGCAACGTTTGAAATCTATGATACGATAAAGCTTTTTAGCACCTGCTTCTTTATGCCTTGAAGTAATGCGTCCATTATTGTTTCTGCCACCGCTTGCTGGAAGCTTTATCAAAAGACTTCTTACGCTTGGCTTAGCTGTAATATCCTCAGAGCTTAGCCCTGTGATATATCTACGGCTTGGAGTATATGGTTTATATGATTTTATCGCCATCTTATGCCTCCGTATTTTCTAGGCTTACGCCCTCAGGTAACTTGACATAAAATTTCTTTACGTCATTTCTTACACCTACTTTGCCTTTAAAACGCTTAACTTTGCCGTCCATTCTAAGTGAATTTATGCGAAGTGGCGTTACACCAAAATACTCTTTTAAAACCTCTTTTAGCCCATTTTTAGTAACTTTTGGCGAAGTTTGAATAACCACAACACCATTTTCTTGAAGGCCAAGAGTTTTTTCTGTATAAATAATTGTTTTTATATCGGTTATATCTGCCATTTTAGCCCTCTTTTGTTATAGTTTGTAGTGCTGCTTTTTCAATGATTACTGAGCTAAATACTGAAACAAGATAAGCATTTACTTCATTTGCATCAACAACGTAGCAGTTTGCTAAATTTCTAAAAGCAAGTAGCGTTTTATCATCAAGCAAGTCTTTAACGATTAGAGCATCCCTTAAATTTAAAGCCTTCATAACTTGTGTTGCATCTTTGGTTTTACCAGACTCTATCGCTATACTATCAACCGCAAAAAGCTTTCCAGCCTCAGCTTTTTGAGCCAAAGCACACTCAAGAGCAAGTCTTTTTTGCTTTTTATTAACTTTTTGAAAGTAGTTTTTATCATTTGTTGGACCAAAAGCAACAGCACCACCCACCCATACGTTAGTTCTGGTTGAGCCAGCACGAGCACCGCCACGTCCCTTTTGTCTCCAAGGTTTTTTGCCACCACCGCTTACAAATGCACGAGACTTTGTATGAGCTGTGTTTGATCTAATACCAGCCAAATAAGACTTAACATACAGATAAAGGTTGTGAGGATTTACTTCAGCGTAACTTGCTGGAAGTGATATCTCATCTGCTTTTTCAAATTTATCGTTTAATACACAAATTTTACTCATTTTACTATCCTTATTCTACCCATCGCACCATTATGACCTGGGACGCAACCTTTCACTACGATTATGCCGTTATCTGCGTCATAGCTTACTAGCTCGTTTTTAACGGTAACTTTTTCATTACCCATATGTCCTGCCATCTTCATACCCGGCTGAACACGTCCTGGCCATTCGCAGTTACCTATTGAGCCGTGGCGTCTGTGAAAACGTGAGCCGTGGCTTGCTGGACCGCCACCAAATCCGTGTCTTTTAACAACACCTTGATAACCGCGACCTTTTGAATTAAAGCTGATTTTTAATACTTTAGCCTCGCTCAAAGGTGTGAAATCAAGTGCCCCCACCTCGGTATTTGCCACATCAAGTGTTGCAAATTTATTAAACTCGCTGCTTAGGTTGTATTTCTTTTGCTGACCTGCTATAGCTTTGTTATTAGCTTTTGTACTAGCATAAGCAACGATAGCACGTTTATTTTCATCAACTTCGCAAACTTTAGCATCTATGAGTTTTAGTAGCGTAACTGGTGTGCTGTGTGTAGATATTGTTCTACTCATACCTATTTTTTCTACAATATATTCCATACTCTATCCTTTTGCTTACTTCATCGCACGAACTTCGACATTTACCTCAGGGGCAAGGTCAAGTTTGGTTAGACTATCTACTGTTTCTGGAGTAGCTGCTACGATGTCAAGCATACGAGCGTGTATTCTCATCTCAAACTGTTCACGTGAGTCTTTGTTGATGTGTGGAGATTTTAAGACAGTGTAACGTTTGATCTTAGTAGGCATTGGCACTGGACCGCGAACGTCCGCACCAGTTCGTTTGACAGCTTCTACAATTGCTGCAACTGTGCGATCTAGAACTCTATGGTCATAAGCTTTTAGCTTAAGCCTGATTCTTTCCATATTTTTTCCTTTAATAAAGAACTTGTCGCAAACTCGCGACCTCTTTTACATAACTTCACTCGCATAGGATTTGAAAAAATCTTACGAGCAGACATAAGTCTTGCGTAAAGAGAAAGGGATTTTACTAAAAAGACTTTTTTTTGTCAAGAATTTAGCCATTTTTGGCTATAAATTTATATATTTATTTCCTTTTAAAAAGGAAATAAATATAAGTATGCATAAATTTAATTAAACAAAGTTGGCATCTTTAAAAGATAAAATTTACTTAATTGACTATGTTATAAACAATTTAAAAATAAAACTGCAGCTATCTTAATAAGCTATAAATTTAATCCTTATAGCAAAAACTCTAAATATCTTATCTGTGGTTGCCTGAGCTTAGAAGCGACAAAGATGTAACGCTTCTAAGCCCTATTTGGTTTTTAAAAAGGCTATCGATTGTTATTGGGTCTGAGGCAAAAAGAGACAAGGCGGTTATAGTTAAAATGCTTAGTTGTTTTTTCAAAGTTTGCGTCCTTTTATTGACTTGTTGTTATAACACTTATACTTTCAAATATATTTTATTTTCAGCAATGGTTTTTAGTATATCAAATGTATTTTTACCACTATCAAATTCTCTTTTTATAAATTCGTAAAATTTTTGAAGTTCACTTGTGGCTTTATCTTTATAAGTAGTGCTATTTTTGATAGCTTGAAGCAGAGTGAATTTATCCTTACTTTTGTCTGCATTATTTTGATCACCCTGCTGCTCTTGGAGCTCTTTTAAGATAGCAAGGGCTTTACTAGCATCATCATCTTTTAGCGTTAGACCAAAGCGTTCTTCTAAGGTATGCTGCGCCCATTTTACTTTAAAATCATCAATACTTAAATCACTATCAAGCAAATTTATGCTTTTTGAGTTACTAAAGACAACACTAGCTACACTTGGGTCAAAATTTTTAGCAAATTCATCAACGCTAAAAAAATCATCTCTTACGAATTTTAGTTTGTTATTAGAAAAGCCACTTTTGTTTAAAGTTGGTAAATGCTCAATCGCTAAACCACCACTTTCATCAATGAACTTTTTTAATTCATCAATTTTATCAGTGCCAAAATCATGGTCATAACCCATCAATTTACCCCAAATGCTAACCTTTTGGTCTTTTGTGTAGCCAGTAAGAGTGTAGCCTTGTACTACTTCAATTCTTG
This window of the Campylobacter anatolicus genome carries:
- the rplC gene encoding 50S ribosomal protein L3, with the protein product MEYIVEKIGMSRTISTHSTPVTLLKLIDAKVCEVDENKRAIVAYASTKANNKAIAGQQKKYNLSSEFNKFATLDVANTEVGALDFTPLSEAKVLKISFNSKGRGYQGVVKRHGFGGGPASHGSRFHRRHGSIGNCEWPGRVQPGMKMAGHMGNEKVTVKNELVSYDADNGIIVVKGCVPGHNGAMGRIRIVK
- the rpsJ gene encoding 30S ribosomal protein S10, with translation MERIRLKLKAYDHRVLDRTVAAIVEAVKRTGADVRGPVPMPTKIKRYTVLKSPHINKDSREQFEMRIHARMLDIVAATPETVDSLTKLDLAPEVNVEVRAMK